One window from the genome of Acuticoccus sp. I52.16.1 encodes:
- a CDS encoding gamma-glutamylcyclotransferase family protein has product MTFSVFGYGSLVNRLTLPPHVAAEPVSLSGWRRAWRATSIAHAGGVCALSVVPGEDTIEGLLVTFEDEVRPVINAREYRYDPLLAEALGEGALIFRANAEADRFGDAASPVHLSYVDVVVQGFLTEFGEAGVERFFATTDGWHVPILNDRAAPRYPRAQQLTENERSLCDRMLTMVDVTFLSTDEAQH; this is encoded by the coding sequence TTGACCTTCTCCGTCTTCGGCTACGGCTCGCTCGTCAATCGTCTGACCCTGCCGCCGCACGTCGCGGCCGAGCCGGTGAGCCTCTCCGGCTGGCGGCGCGCGTGGCGGGCGACCAGCATCGCCCATGCCGGCGGGGTCTGCGCGCTGTCGGTGGTGCCGGGCGAGGATACGATCGAGGGCCTGCTCGTCACCTTCGAGGACGAGGTCCGCCCCGTGATCAACGCGCGTGAGTACCGCTACGATCCGCTCTTGGCCGAAGCGCTGGGCGAGGGGGCGCTGATCTTCCGTGCCAACGCCGAGGCGGACCGGTTCGGCGACGCGGCGAGCCCGGTGCACCTCTCGTACGTCGACGTCGTCGTGCAGGGCTTCCTCACCGAGTTCGGCGAGGCGGGGGTGGAGCGCTTCTTCGCCACCACGGACGGATGGCATGTGCCGATTTTGAACGACCGAGCGGCACCCCGTTACCCGCGTGCCCAACAGTTGACCGAAAACGAGCGTTCGTTGTGCGATCGGATGCTAACAATGGTTGACGTTACGTTCCTGTCGACGGATGAAGCCCAACACTGA
- a CDS encoding MFS transporter — MHAPSTTAPRPIWRDPRAHALLLAATLNIMTNATVSPALPGLAGEFADAPDTALLLPLLVSAPSLTVALAAPFCGAAVDRWGRRPLLVLGVVLFALVGTAGLVLPTLGGILASRFLLGLPMALIMTAQTALLGDIYAGEARGRFSSYQFAAINWGGFVFIMLASTLAGQSARLPFAVYALPLLFAPFMWRVLAGAEVPGRRPAAGTAGEGRRGWAFVVAVAAGGQILTGALFFLMPTQIPFAAEVRGLDGAATTGLVLGTLMLAGGVGALGAQPLRMRFGRAATMALGFAAMGAGFAALAGAATGPAMALAGAAIGAGFGTVSPHFVTLALDAAPAARRGMTAGIVTMSMYLGRFLSPFGSEPMIAAHGFAVTYDATAVVFAVFAVCAAAAGAAHLVARES, encoded by the coding sequence ATGCACGCTCCATCCACCACCGCCCCACGCCCCATCTGGCGCGACCCGCGCGCCCACGCGCTGCTGCTGGCGGCGACGCTCAACATCATGACCAACGCCACGGTGAGCCCCGCCCTCCCCGGCCTCGCCGGCGAGTTCGCCGATGCGCCCGACACCGCGCTCCTGCTGCCCCTCCTCGTCAGCGCGCCGTCGCTGACGGTGGCGCTGGCGGCGCCCTTCTGCGGCGCGGCGGTGGACCGCTGGGGGCGGCGCCCGCTCCTCGTCCTCGGCGTGGTCCTCTTCGCGCTGGTCGGCACGGCGGGTCTCGTTCTGCCGACGCTGGGAGGGATCCTGGCGAGCCGCTTCCTGCTCGGGCTGCCGATGGCGCTCATCATGACGGCGCAGACCGCACTGCTGGGCGACATCTACGCCGGGGAGGCGCGCGGGCGCTTCTCCAGCTACCAGTTCGCGGCGATCAACTGGGGCGGGTTCGTCTTCATCATGCTGGCGAGCACGCTGGCGGGGCAGTCGGCGCGGCTGCCGTTCGCGGTCTACGCCCTGCCGCTCCTCTTCGCGCCGTTCATGTGGCGCGTGCTGGCGGGCGCGGAGGTGCCGGGGCGGCGGCCGGCGGCGGGGACGGCGGGCGAAGGGCGGCGCGGCTGGGCGTTCGTCGTCGCAGTGGCGGCGGGCGGGCAGATCCTCACCGGCGCCCTCTTCTTCCTGATGCCGACGCAGATCCCCTTCGCCGCCGAGGTCCGCGGGCTGGACGGCGCGGCGACCACCGGCCTCGTCCTCGGCACCTTGATGCTGGCGGGCGGAGTCGGCGCCCTCGGCGCGCAGCCGCTGCGGATGCGGTTCGGCCGCGCGGCGACCATGGCGCTCGGCTTCGCGGCGATGGGGGCGGGCTTCGCGGCGCTGGCAGGCGCGGCGACTGGCCCGGCGATGGCCCTGGCGGGGGCGGCCATCGGCGCCGGCTTCGGCACCGTGTCGCCCCACTTCGTGACACTCGCGCTCGACGCCGCCCCCGCCGCCCGGCGCGGCATGACGGCGGGGATCGTGACGATGAGCATGTATCTGGGGCGGTTCCTGTCGCCCTTCGGCAGCGAGCCGATGATCGCCGCGCACGGCTTCGCCGTCACCTACGACGCGACTGCCGTCGTCTTCGCCGTCTTCGCCGTCTGTGCCGCGGCGGCCGGCGCAGCCCACCTCGTCGCCCGCGAGAGCTGA
- the gor gene encoding glutathione-disulfide reductase: MAEFDYDLFVIGAGSGGVRAARIAAGFGAKVAVAEEHRVGGTCVIRGCVPKKLMVYASQFSEAFEDAAGYGWTVPEATFDWAKLIAAKDAEIDRLNAIYIRNLTASGAELFQSRAVVEGPHEVRICEEDRTVTARIILVATGGSPWLDMTLAGIDNVITSNEVFYLKEMPKRVVIAGGGYIAVEFAGIFNGLGADTTLVYRGPEILRGFDDEIRACVRAEMEKRGVKFEFDTIFSKLEKGADGITATLSNGKTLAADQVLFATGRRPATEGLGLETAGVELDGVGAVKVNHESRSSVPSIYAIGDVTNRVNLTPVAIREGHAFADTVFGGTPRHVDHTLIPTAVFSQPEIGTVGLTEQEAVEAFDAVDVYRASFRPMIATLSGRDERMLMKVLVDAQTDKVLGVHVVGHGAGEMAQVLGIAVKMGATKADFDATVAVHPTAAEELVTMRTPSAQLRREAA; the protein is encoded by the coding sequence GTGGCCGAGTTCGACTACGACCTCTTCGTCATCGGCGCCGGGTCCGGCGGCGTCCGCGCCGCGCGGATCGCGGCCGGCTTTGGGGCCAAGGTCGCCGTGGCGGAGGAGCACCGCGTCGGCGGGACCTGTGTCATCCGCGGCTGCGTGCCCAAGAAGCTGATGGTCTACGCCTCGCAGTTCTCCGAGGCGTTCGAGGATGCCGCCGGATACGGCTGGACCGTCCCCGAGGCGACGTTCGACTGGGCCAAGCTGATCGCCGCCAAGGACGCCGAGATCGACCGGCTCAACGCGATCTACATCCGCAACCTGACCGCCTCGGGCGCGGAGCTGTTCCAGAGCCGGGCCGTGGTGGAAGGCCCGCACGAGGTGCGCATCTGCGAGGAGGACCGCACCGTCACGGCGCGCATCATCCTCGTCGCGACCGGCGGCTCGCCCTGGCTCGACATGACCCTCGCCGGGATCGACAACGTCATCACCTCCAACGAGGTCTTCTATCTGAAGGAGATGCCGAAGCGGGTGGTGATCGCCGGCGGCGGCTACATCGCGGTGGAGTTCGCGGGCATCTTCAACGGTCTCGGCGCCGACACCACGCTCGTCTACCGCGGCCCGGAGATCCTGCGCGGGTTCGACGACGAGATCCGCGCCTGCGTCCGCGCCGAGATGGAAAAGCGCGGCGTGAAGTTCGAGTTCGACACGATCTTCTCCAAGCTGGAGAAGGGCGCGGACGGGATCACCGCCACGCTCTCCAACGGCAAGACGCTCGCCGCCGACCAGGTGCTCTTCGCCACCGGCCGCCGCCCGGCCACCGAAGGGCTGGGCCTGGAGACCGCCGGCGTGGAACTCGACGGCGTCGGCGCCGTGAAGGTCAATCACGAGAGCCGCTCGTCGGTCCCCTCGATCTACGCCATCGGCGACGTGACCAACCGCGTCAACCTGACCCCGGTCGCGATCCGCGAGGGGCACGCCTTCGCCGACACGGTGTTCGGCGGCACGCCGCGCCATGTCGACCATACGCTGATCCCGACCGCGGTGTTTTCGCAGCCCGAGATCGGCACCGTGGGGCTGACCGAACAGGAGGCCGTCGAGGCGTTCGACGCGGTCGACGTCTACCGCGCCTCGTTCCGGCCGATGATCGCCACGCTGTCGGGCCGCGACGAGCGGATGCTGATGAAGGTGCTCGTCGACGCGCAGACCGACAAGGTGCTCGGCGTCCACGTCGTCGGCCACGGGGCGGGCGAGATGGCGCAGGTGCTCGGCATCGCCGTCAAGATGGGCGCCACCAAGGCCGACTTCGACGCCACCGTCGCCGTCCACCCCACCGCCGCCGAGGAGCTGGTGACGATGCGCACCCCCTCCGCACAGCTGAGGCGCGAGGCGGCTTGA
- a CDS encoding class II 3-deoxy-7-phosphoheptulonate synthase: MRNETPLRHSAPGWSPSSWRAKPAKQIPEYPDTAAVDAVEKRLASYPPLVFAGEARALKAELAEISEGRGFLLQGGDCAEAFAEHHPDGIRDFFRVFLQMAVVLTYGSASSVTKVGRIAGQFAKPRSSPMEKRDGIELPSYKGDIVNGIEFTEEARIPDPQRMEMAYRQSAATLNLLRAFAQGGYANLDNVHSWMLGFVEDSPQGHRYRALADRISESLEFMRACGVSAESTPQLQSTELYTSHEALLLGYEQAFTRVDSLTGDYYSTSGHMIWIGDRTRQPDHAHVEYCRGVNNPLGLKCGPSLTADGLIELLDLLNPDNEAGRMTLICRFGADKVLDHLPALIRAVKREGKKVVWSCDPMHGNTISVAGYKTRPFDRVLKEVQSFFAVHRAEGTHAGGIHIEMTGTNVTECTGGARAVTEDTLSDRYHTHCDPRLNAEQAIELAFLMAENLQAEKRDRTASKAA, translated from the coding sequence ATGAGAAACGAGACACCGCTTCGCCACAGCGCGCCGGGCTGGAGTCCGTCCAGCTGGCGCGCCAAACCGGCCAAGCAGATTCCCGAGTATCCCGATACCGCGGCGGTCGACGCCGTGGAGAAGCGCCTCGCGTCCTATCCGCCGCTCGTTTTTGCAGGTGAGGCGCGCGCGCTCAAAGCCGAGCTGGCCGAGATTTCCGAGGGTCGTGGTTTCCTGCTCCAGGGCGGGGACTGCGCCGAAGCCTTCGCCGAGCATCACCCGGACGGCATCCGCGACTTCTTCCGCGTCTTCCTGCAGATGGCGGTCGTGCTGACCTACGGGTCGGCGTCCTCCGTCACCAAGGTCGGCCGCATCGCGGGCCAGTTCGCCAAGCCGCGCTCCTCGCCGATGGAGAAGCGCGACGGGATCGAGCTGCCGTCCTACAAGGGCGACATCGTCAACGGCATCGAGTTCACTGAGGAAGCGCGGATCCCCGATCCGCAGCGCATGGAAATGGCGTACCGCCAGTCGGCGGCGACGTTGAACCTCCTGCGCGCGTTCGCCCAGGGCGGCTACGCCAACCTCGACAACGTGCACTCGTGGATGCTCGGCTTCGTCGAGGATTCGCCCCAGGGCCATCGATACCGTGCCTTGGCCGATCGTATCTCCGAGTCGCTCGAGTTCATGCGCGCCTGCGGGGTGTCCGCCGAGTCGACGCCGCAGCTCCAGTCGACCGAGCTCTATACCTCGCACGAGGCGCTGCTGCTGGGCTACGAGCAGGCCTTCACGCGCGTCGACTCGCTGACCGGCGACTACTACTCGACCTCGGGTCACATGATCTGGATCGGTGATCGCACGCGCCAGCCGGACCACGCGCACGTCGAGTATTGCCGCGGCGTCAACAACCCGCTGGGGCTGAAGTGCGGCCCGTCGCTGACGGCCGACGGGCTGATCGAGCTGTTGGATCTCCTCAACCCCGACAACGAGGCAGGGCGGATGACGCTGATCTGCCGCTTCGGCGCGGACAAGGTGCTCGACCACCTGCCGGCGCTGATCCGCGCGGTGAAGCGGGAGGGCAAGAAGGTCGTGTGGTCGTGCGATCCGATGCACGGCAACACGATCTCTGTCGCCGGCTACAAGACGCGCCCGTTCGACCGGGTGCTGAAGGAGGTGCAGTCGTTCTTCGCGGTGCACCGGGCCGAGGGCACGCACGCCGGCGGCATCCACATCGAGATGACCGGCACCAACGTGACCGAGTGCACCGGCGGCGCCCGCGCCGTCACCGAGGACACGCTGTCGGACCGCTACCATACGCACTGTGACCCGCGCCTCAACGCCGAGCAGGCGATCGAGCTGGCGTTCCTGATGGCCGAGAACCTCCAGGCCGAGAAGCGCGACCGCACCGCCAGCAAGGCGGCCTGA
- a CDS encoding SDR family NAD(P)-dependent oxidoreductase — MEIDGSVAAIVTGGASGLGAATARALAARGVKVTLFDLNAPKGDALAREIGGAFFKVDVADEESTVDGFMAARAAHGQERILVNCAGIGSGAQRTASIDRDSGHPTRFPTDRFDKVVAVNLVGTFRCIAIGAEGMLTLDPLAGGERGVIVNTASVAAEDGQIGQVAYAASKAGVVGMTLPIARDLSAAGIRVNTILPGIFDTPLLASAPEKVRMALSAAVPFPQRLGDPSEYAHLALTMIENRYFNGEDVRLDGAIRMGPR; from the coding sequence ATGGAGATCGACGGATCGGTAGCGGCGATCGTCACCGGCGGCGCCTCGGGCCTCGGTGCGGCGACGGCGCGAGCGCTGGCGGCGCGCGGGGTCAAGGTGACGCTGTTCGACCTCAACGCCCCCAAGGGCGACGCGTTGGCCCGCGAGATCGGCGGCGCCTTCTTCAAGGTGGACGTCGCCGACGAGGAGAGCACGGTCGACGGCTTCATGGCGGCGCGGGCGGCGCACGGGCAGGAGCGGATCCTGGTGAACTGCGCGGGGATCGGCAGCGGCGCCCAGCGCACCGCCAGCATCGACCGCGACAGCGGCCACCCCACCCGCTTCCCCACCGACCGGTTCGACAAGGTCGTCGCGGTCAATCTCGTCGGCACCTTCCGATGCATCGCCATCGGCGCGGAGGGGATGCTCACGCTCGACCCGCTGGCCGGTGGCGAGCGGGGCGTGATCGTCAACACGGCCTCGGTCGCGGCCGAGGACGGGCAGATCGGACAGGTCGCCTACGCGGCCTCGAAGGCCGGCGTGGTGGGCATGACCTTGCCGATCGCGCGGGACCTCTCGGCCGCCGGAATCCGGGTGAACACAATCCTGCCGGGGATCTTCGACACGCCGCTCCTGGCCTCGGCACCGGAGAAGGTGCGCATGGCGCTGTCGGCCGCGGTCCCCTTCCCGCAACGCCTGGGGGACCCGTCCGAGTACGCCCACCTGGCGCTGACGATGATCGAGAACCGCTACTTCAACGGCGAGGACGTCCGTCTCGACGGTGCGATCCGCATGGGTCCGCGCTAG
- a CDS encoding helix-turn-helix domain-containing protein encodes MDISAVARHSGLPASTLRYYEEKGLIVSVGRSGLKRLFEATVLERLSLIALGRTAGFSLDEIGAMFGSDGRLAIQPADLEAKAETLDRTIRKLSALRDGLRHAAVCPAPSHMECPTFRRMMRLAGHRGRPEGPLPRR; translated from the coding sequence ATGGATATATCTGCCGTCGCGCGGCACTCGGGTCTGCCGGCGTCGACGTTGCGCTACTACGAAGAGAAGGGCCTCATCGTCTCGGTCGGCCGCAGCGGGCTGAAACGGCTCTTCGAGGCGACGGTGCTGGAGCGGCTGTCGCTGATCGCGCTCGGTCGCACGGCCGGCTTCTCGCTGGACGAGATCGGCGCCATGTTCGGGTCCGACGGCCGCCTCGCGATCCAGCCCGCCGACCTGGAGGCCAAGGCCGAGACGCTCGACCGCACGATCCGCAAACTGAGCGCGCTGCGCGACGGACTGCGCCACGCCGCCGTCTGCCCCGCGCCCAGCCACATGGAGTGCCCGACATTTCGCCGCATGATGCGCCTCGCCGGGCATCGCGGGCGACCGGAAGGGCCGCTGCCGCGCCGCTGA
- a CDS encoding thioesterase family protein: MALVDTHVGYVESWECDTNDHLNVRYYAKRYDEALEMLCALAGQPSAVARCRHVRFHRELRFDALTRVRSARVVGGPADGRVVHLLIDASTDAVAATALDLVDALGEVPTVAADEVAAAMPRSVPLAPAEPADAVHRLERGAATVSNVRVADPSAFDAAGRYRTYEFISGFSDGGAHAWAFAGVTGAYLNEHRHGRIAVEQKLTIVAPVTPGMVLRQISWIHEVAPKSVAIVHQVDEVRTGTVLARGDVRAMLLDFATRRSVPIPDMVRVLEA, from the coding sequence ATGGCGCTCGTCGACACGCACGTGGGATATGTTGAAAGCTGGGAGTGCGACACCAACGATCACCTCAACGTCCGCTATTACGCCAAGCGCTACGACGAGGCGCTGGAGATGCTGTGCGCGCTGGCCGGCCAGCCCAGCGCCGTCGCGCGCTGCCGTCACGTCCGGTTCCACCGCGAGCTGCGCTTCGACGCGCTGACTCGCGTGCGCTCGGCTCGCGTGGTGGGCGGCCCGGCCGACGGTCGTGTGGTCCACCTGCTGATCGACGCTTCGACCGACGCCGTGGCCGCCACCGCGCTCGATCTGGTCGACGCTCTGGGCGAGGTGCCGACCGTGGCGGCCGACGAGGTGGCCGCGGCGATGCCCCGCAGCGTCCCCCTCGCGCCGGCCGAGCCCGCCGACGCGGTGCACCGCCTGGAGCGCGGCGCGGCGACGGTCTCCAACGTGCGCGTCGCCGATCCGAGCGCGTTCGACGCGGCGGGGCGGTACCGCACCTACGAGTTCATCAGCGGCTTCAGCGACGGGGGTGCCCATGCCTGGGCCTTCGCCGGCGTCACCGGCGCGTACCTCAACGAGCATCGCCATGGCCGCATCGCCGTCGAGCAGAAGCTGACGATCGTCGCGCCGGTCACGCCGGGCATGGTGCTGCGGCAGATCTCCTGGATCCACGAGGTGGCGCCCAAGTCGGTCGCGATCGTGCACCAGGTCGACGAGGTGCGCACCGGCACCGTCCTCGCCCGCGGCGACGTGCGCGCGATGCTGCTCGACTTCGCCACCCGCCGCTCGGTGCCGATCCCGGACATGGTGCGGGTGCTGGAGGCCTAA
- a CDS encoding DUF2059 domain-containing protein, giving the protein MRALALAAAFGLSLAIAPAFAQNNAASGGTSADETFTPEQLALAQDVVDLTESAATFDDILPRIANQVQTIFTRNNPSIAREVEEVVFAVAIEYAPRRVDLARTIQEVWARRFTVAELEEMKAFFASETGKKFVELTPSITALSVGAARQWEQQLSQQMLEESRKRLVAAGAL; this is encoded by the coding sequence ATGCGTGCACTCGCACTCGCTGCAGCTTTCGGACTGTCCCTCGCCATCGCGCCCGCGTTCGCCCAGAACAACGCCGCCTCCGGCGGTACCTCCGCCGACGAGACGTTCACGCCCGAGCAGCTGGCCTTGGCCCAGGACGTGGTCGACTTGACCGAGTCGGCCGCCACGTTCGACGACATCCTGCCCCGGATCGCCAACCAGGTGCAGACCATCTTCACCCGCAACAACCCCAGCATCGCCCGCGAGGTCGAGGAGGTGGTGTTCGCGGTGGCCATCGAGTATGCGCCCCGCCGCGTCGACCTCGCCCGCACGATCCAGGAGGTCTGGGCGCGCCGCTTCACGGTGGCCGAGCTGGAGGAGATGAAGGCCTTCTTCGCCAGCGAGACGGGCAAGAAGTTCGTCGAGCTGACGCCCTCGATCACCGCGCTCAGCGTCGGCGCCGCGCGCCAGTGGGAGCAGCAGCTCTCGCAGCAGATGCTGGAGGAGTCCCGCAAGCGCCTCGTGGCGGCGGGCGCACTCTAA
- a CDS encoding HAD-IA family hydrolase — protein MNGLAVFDLDGTLVDTAPDLIDTCNVVLGWRGVPPIDATILMPHISMGAKAMISATLIESGTSLPPDEIEGAYRDFLEHYALRIAKLSRPFPELLGALDTLDAAGVGLAVCTNKREANAKQLLAELKLIDRFRFVAGFDTFAVSKPDPGHLTATVEAAGGDLARTVFVGDSRVDLMTARAAQVPFVGLAYGYSDVPMLDLAPDRLMARGEDVGAAILELMPAA, from the coding sequence GTGAACGGACTGGCGGTGTTCGACCTCGATGGGACGCTGGTGGACACCGCGCCCGACCTCATCGACACCTGCAACGTCGTGCTGGGATGGCGCGGCGTCCCGCCCATCGACGCCACGATCCTGATGCCGCACATCTCGATGGGCGCCAAGGCGATGATCTCGGCGACGCTGATCGAATCCGGCACCTCACTGCCCCCGGACGAGATCGAGGGCGCCTACCGCGACTTCCTGGAGCACTACGCGCTGCGCATCGCCAAGCTGAGCCGCCCCTTTCCCGAGCTTCTCGGCGCACTCGACACGCTGGACGCGGCGGGCGTGGGCCTGGCGGTCTGCACCAACAAGCGCGAGGCCAACGCCAAGCAGCTCCTCGCCGAGCTGAAGCTGATCGACCGCTTCCGTTTCGTCGCCGGGTTCGACACCTTCGCCGTCTCCAAGCCGGATCCCGGCCACCTGACGGCGACGGTCGAGGCGGCGGGCGGCGATCTGGCGCGCACGGTGTTCGTCGGCGACAGCCGCGTCGACCTGATGACGGCGCGGGCGGCGCAGGTGCCGTTCGTCGGCCTCGCCTACGGCTACTCGGACGTGCCCATGCTGGACCTCGCCCCGGACCGGCTGATGGCCCGCGGCGAGGACGTCGGCGCCGCCATCCTGGAGCTGATGCCCGCCGCCTGA
- a CDS encoding ABC transporter permease, with product MSRFTRFNAVSLTLGLAFLYLPIVLLVIFSFNESKLVTVWGGFSTKWYVALFQNAQLLDAARVSILVGLATATIATVLGTLAAVALIRAQRLPGRSLFTAMTYAPLVMPEVITGLSMLLLFVALGIDRGFWTITVAHTTFALCFVAVVVQSRLAAFDTSMEEAAQDLGAPPWQAFLLVTLPAIAPAVAAGWLLAFTLSLDDLVIASFTSGPGSTTLPMRIFSSVRLGVSPDINAACTILIGCVAVGVMATTFVMRRRAMQPAP from the coding sequence ATGTCCCGATTCACCCGCTTCAACGCCGTCTCGCTGACGCTAGGCTTGGCGTTCCTCTACCTGCCGATCGTGCTGCTGGTGATCTTCAGCTTCAACGAATCGAAGCTCGTCACCGTGTGGGGCGGCTTCTCCACCAAGTGGTACGTGGCGCTGTTTCAGAACGCGCAGCTCCTCGACGCGGCGCGCGTGTCGATCCTCGTCGGTCTCGCCACCGCGACCATCGCCACGGTGCTCGGCACGCTGGCGGCGGTGGCGCTAATCCGGGCGCAACGCCTGCCCGGCCGCTCGCTCTTCACCGCGATGACCTATGCGCCGCTGGTGATGCCCGAGGTGATCACCGGCCTCTCTATGCTGCTTCTGTTCGTGGCGCTGGGGATCGACCGCGGTTTCTGGACGATCACCGTCGCCCACACCACGTTCGCGCTGTGCTTCGTGGCGGTGGTCGTCCAGTCCCGCCTCGCCGCGTTCGACACCAGCATGGAAGAGGCGGCGCAGGACCTCGGCGCGCCGCCGTGGCAGGCGTTTCTGCTCGTCACCCTCCCCGCCATCGCGCCGGCCGTCGCCGCGGGCTGGCTCCTCGCCTTCACCCTGTCGCTGGACGACCTGGTGATCGCCAGCTTCACCTCCGGTCCGGGGTCGACCACATTGCCGATGCGCATCTTCTCCTCGGTGCGCCTCGGCGTCTCGCCGGACATCAACGCCGCCTGCACCATCCTCATCGGCTGCGTGGCGGTGGGGGTGATGGCGACGACCTTCGTGATGCGTCGCCGGGCGATGCAGCCGGCCCCGTGA
- a CDS encoding ABC transporter permease, translated as MPWRTRALWRLRSLAVALPPYVWLLAFFLAPFLIVLRISFSEAVIAQPPYAPAFDLADGIPGLWAKVQEFTTYNYAFLAEDSLYWRAYLSSVRIAAVSTAVTLVIGFPMAYAMSRAPRRWRPLLLALVILPFWTSFLIRVYAWIGILKRDGLLNHFLLSTGVIGEPLTIMNTDLAVYIGIVYAYLPFMILPLYASLERQDPALLEAASDLGSPPWLAFWQVTVRLAVPGIMAGCLLVFIPAVGEFVIPNLLGGSDTLMIGQTLWDEFFYNRDWPLASAVAVLLVLVLVVPITIFQRAQARTTG; from the coding sequence GTGCCGTGGCGCACACGCGCGCTGTGGCGGCTGCGCAGCCTCGCCGTGGCGCTGCCGCCCTACGTGTGGCTCCTCGCCTTCTTCTTGGCGCCGTTCCTGATCGTGCTGCGGATCTCGTTCTCGGAGGCGGTGATCGCCCAGCCGCCTTATGCCCCCGCGTTCGACCTGGCGGACGGGATCCCCGGGTTGTGGGCCAAGGTGCAGGAGTTCACCACCTACAACTACGCCTTCCTCGCCGAGGATTCGCTCTACTGGCGCGCTTACCTCTCCTCGGTGCGGATCGCGGCGGTTTCCACCGCCGTCACCCTCGTCATCGGCTTTCCGATGGCCTACGCCATGTCGCGGGCGCCGCGGCGCTGGCGGCCGCTGCTGCTGGCGCTGGTCATCCTGCCGTTCTGGACCTCGTTTCTGATCCGCGTCTATGCGTGGATCGGCATCCTCAAGCGCGACGGGCTCCTCAACCACTTCCTCCTCTCCACCGGCGTCATCGGCGAGCCGCTGACGATCATGAACACCGACCTCGCGGTCTATATCGGCATCGTCTACGCCTACCTGCCGTTCATGATCCTGCCGCTCTACGCGTCGCTGGAACGGCAAGACCCGGCGTTGCTGGAGGCGGCGTCCGACCTCGGCAGCCCACCCTGGCTCGCCTTTTGGCAGGTGACGGTGCGGCTCGCGGTGCCGGGCATCATGGCGGGGTGCCTGCTGGTCTTCATCCCGGCGGTGGGCGAGTTCGTGATTCCCAACCTCCTCGGCGGATCGGATACGCTGATGATCGGACAGACGCTGTGGGACGAGTTCTTCTACAACCGCGACTGGCCGCTCGCCTCGGCGGTGGCGGTCTTGCTGGTGCTGGTGCTGGTGGTGCCGATCACCATCTTCCAGCGCGCCCAGGCGAGGACGACCGGCTGA